TTTCAAGTACGACAAGATCTGGCTCCTTGGATTCAAAAGCTGTGGCAAGAACGGCCCGCGAAGTATTCTCGAGCGCTCCTCGAAACGCTTGCCCTTATTATTTATCGCCAACCTATCACCCGTGCTGAAATTGAAGATATCCGTGGGGTGGCTGTGAGTACGACCATCATTAAGACGCTTCTTGACAGAGACTGGGTGAAAATACTAGGTTATAAAGAAGTTCCGGGTAAGCCCGCACTTTATGCCACGACTAAACAATTCCTTGATGACTTCAATCTAAAAACATTATCTGACTTACCGCCTTTGTCTGAGATACAAAATTTTGAAGACATTGAGGCGCAAATGGCCGTACAGTTGCAGCTTCCGGTGGTCAATCATGGCGAAAAGAAGAGTGAAATGGCTGAAGAAGAACCAACATTAGAATCTATAAATGAGTGAAAAAATTCAAAAAGTTTTAGCTAGAGCGGGTTTAGGCTCAAGACGTACCATGGAAGAATGGATTGCCCATGGGCGAATCAGCGTCAATGGTCACCAAGCAAGACTGGGGGATCGAATTGAGAGTAACGCTTATATTTGTGTGGATGGCAGGCCCATCTCTCAGCTTTCGATGATGCCATCTACCCATCGAGTAATTGCCTATCATAAACCGCTTGGAGAGGTTTCTTCACGTAAAGATGAACAGGGAAGGCCTGTTGTTTTTGATAATATCCCTCGGTTAACAGAAGGAAGATGGATCTCTATCGGTCGACTTGATGTCAATACCTCTGGGTTATTACTGTTTACTAACGATGGGGAATTTGCCAATAAACTCATGCATCCATCCACTCAAATTGAACGAGAGTATGCGGTTAGGATATATGGTGAAGTGGATAGGCAAATGTTAACTCAGATGAGAAAGGGAGTTCAGCTAGAAGATGGCATGGCTCATTTTGATTCCATTGCCTATTCGGGAGGGGAAGGGACTAACCATTGGTACCATGTGGTCTTAAAGGAAGGAAGAAAT
Above is a genomic segment from Gammaproteobacteria bacterium containing:
- the scpB gene encoding SMC-Scp complex subunit ScpB encodes the protein MRIKQLNSFSVLDYKRIIEGAIMASDHPLSIEQITKIFDPDNTPSPQEIKQYLNTLIEDYQERGIELKEVATGYRFQVRQDLAPWIQKLWQERPAKYSRALLETLALIIYRQPITRAEIEDIRGVAVSTTIIKTLLDRDWVKILGYKEVPGKPALYATTKQFLDDFNLKTLSDLPPLSEIQNFEDIEAQMAVQLQLPVVNHGEKKSEMAEEEPTLESINE
- a CDS encoding pseudouridine synthase, with protein sequence MSEKIQKVLARAGLGSRRTMEEWIAHGRISVNGHQARLGDRIESNAYICVDGRPISQLSMMPSTHRVIAYHKPLGEVSSRKDEQGRPVVFDNIPRLTEGRWISIGRLDVNTSGLLLFTNDGEFANKLMHPSTQIEREYAVRIYGEVDRQMLTQMRKGVQLEDGMAHFDSIAYSGGEGTNHWYHVVLKEGRNRLVRRLWESQDVRVSRLIRIRYGNITLPRSLRTSRWVELEKTSIDALTKLFKK